TTTCTTCCAGAAAAGGGATTACTACTTGATGCTGGTGGAGGAACAGGTGAATTCTCGATTCGAGCAGCAAGATTAAGAAAAAAACTGATATGCGAAAACCTTGATATCTCCCAATCAATGCTTGACCAGGCTGAACGGAAATTCCAGGAAAAAGGAATGCAAAATAGAATTAGCACAAAGCTTGGTGATATTCAAGATCTGGAATACCCTTCAGAACACTTTGACTATGTGATGTGCTTCGGGGATGCAATCAGTTTTTGCCCAAATCACGATCTTGCCTTCAGAGAACTGGTCAGAGTAACCAAGCCAAATGGTCAAATCCATCTCTCAGTGAACTCTTTCTGGGGTAACTACCATGCCATGTATACGGAGAAAAGCAGGGAACTGGGCGTCTCTTTCGATGATGCAAAGAAATTCATGGAGACCCGGGTTCTTCACATGAATGGTCAATCCACTGGTTGCAGAAGCTTTACCATGAAAGAATTATCGATTTGGGCTAAGCAGCACAACTTATCAATCGTCAAGAGATTTGCTGCACCAGTATTTCCCTCAACACCGGAATGGTACGAGGACCCTGTGATTTATAAAGAAATAAGGGACTTGCAGTACATGTACTGCGAAAAAGAAAACATTATGGAGTTTGGGAATCACCTGAATGTCATATACAGAAAAGAGAGATAACCACTGCATGAACCAGACGCTTGTAAGGGTGTAGGTTAGTTTCGCAGCGCTGGTTACGCAGATTGTTATATGACAGATGAAGGCAAAGATGAGCGAATGTAAGATCATGTTCAGGCCGTCGAGAGAGTGAAGTCAAATGCCTAGTTGGCTCTTAGTGTTAATGTCTCTCTTCTCAGGCATTGGTGCAGGCTTTGTATTACATGTGATTTCGCTTCATCGGGAAAGGATAGAGAAAAAGAAAGAGATCGAAAGACGAAAGAGAGAGCTTATTCACATATTGGCTACTGAGGTCTTAGATAATATAGAGAAAATGAAAACCATGATTTCTGATCGAGGCTTCATACCGTATTGGGAGTTATCTACATTTAGTTTTCAAGCTATCGTCTCAGAATTGCCAAGCCTTCTAAAAGACGACCTGTTGTTGTTATATGTGCTCTTTGAACGGTATAGGAAATATGATCTCATCAACCGAGAGCTGAACCTCCTCCACTACCGCGAAGAAGGTATCAAAGCATCTATATATCCTGATTCGACTCTGCCTCTTGTAGCAAGCGAACTTGGAAAATCGGAGTTGGCCCTTAACCTCCTCAACAAGGCTAGTCGAGGAATCAGGATTGAGCAGTACATGATTGGCTCGTTGTACAGAGATAAGAGATACTATAGCGATAAGCGCGACACCCAAGGCATGCAGAAACCTGATGATATTTGACTTGTGCAGGTTGCAGAGAGACTACACGTATTTCGCGTCATATAACAACCAAATGCAGCAGAGCTGCAATCATGTCTGAGGATAAGATATCGCAGCCTGCTGATTTGGGGCGTTAAGCAAATGGCTAGGCTATAGGATGGATGACAATCAAGACAGGATAGACCTAGGCAAACTATTCGGGCTCGAACGGAAAAATAAGGTAGAAAAGTATATCAAGGGAAAGAGGCTATATGGCTCTGACTTTGGCGACTTCCTTCTCTTGATGCAGTATTTCCCGCTTCGATATTGGCACTTCCCAATCTATAACAGAATAGAACCTAGCCATTTACAAATTGAACTGGAGAATTTGGATTGTCTGCAGCCAGACTGCAATGGCAAAGAAGAAACTCAGGAATCCGTTAGGAAATTGCTTACCCGAATCAACCAGCTCTCAAAAGAGAGACGACTCCTAGCTACGCATTTCTTTCCAAGGCTCGATT
This DNA window, taken from Candidatus Lokiarchaeota archaeon, encodes the following:
- a CDS encoding methyltransferase domain-containing protein, coding for MDSGSRKMKYEDGKAYDQNTQGPYYDLWFEMIEHYLDSFLPEKGLLLDAGGGTGEFSIRAARLRKKLICENLDISQSMLDQAERKFQEKGMQNRISTKLGDIQDLEYPSEHFDYVMCFGDAISFCPNHDLAFRELVRVTKPNGQIHLSVNSFWGNYHAMYTEKSRELGVSFDDAKKFMETRVLHMNGQSTGCRSFTMKELSIWAKQHNLSIVKRFAAPVFPSTPEWYEDPVIYKEIRDLQYMYCEKENIMEFGNHLNVIYRKER